A genome region from Populus alba chromosome 3, ASM523922v2, whole genome shotgun sequence includes the following:
- the LOC118046074 gene encoding chlorophyll a-b binding protein CP24 10A, chloroplastic, with protein MAAASGAVLNGLGSSFLCGGKRSRALSGIGATGIGSCSVGARKLTIVAAAQPKKSWIPAVKGGGSFVDPEWLDGSLPGDYGFDPLGLGKDPAFLKWYREAELIHGRWAMAAVVGIFVGQAWSGIPWFEAGADPGAIAPFSFGSLLGTQLILMGWVESKRWVDFFNPESQSVEWATPWSKTAENFANATGDQGYPGGKFFDPLGFAGTLKNGEYIPDEEKLERLKLAEIKHARLAMIAMLIFYFEAGQGKTPLGALGL; from the exons atggctgCTGCCTCCGGTGCTGTCCTAAATGGATTGGGATCTTCGTTCTTGTGTGGAGGGAAGAGGAGTCGAGCCTTGTCGGGAATTGGAGCAACTGGGATTGGAAGTTGCTCAGTTGGTGCGAGGAAGTTGACGATAGTAGCTGCTGCTCAACCGAAGAAGTCTTGGATCCCTGCTGTTAAAGGTGGTGGCAGCTTCGTTGACCCCGAGTGGCTCGACGGCTC GCTCCCTGGTGACTACGGGTTCGATCCTCTAGGCCTAGGCAAGGACCCAGCATTCCTCAAATGGTACAGGGAAGCTGAACTCATTCACGGCCGGTGGGCTATGGCTGCCGTGGTGGGTATCTTTGTTGGCCAAGCATGGAGCGGCATCCCCTGGTTCGAGGCTGGTGCTGACCCCGGTGCCATCGCACCCTTCTCCTTCGGATCCCTCCTCGGCACCCAGCTCATTCTCATGGGTTGGGTGGAGAGCAAGCGGTGGGTGGATTTCTTCAACCCCGAGTCCCAATCCGTGGAATGGGCAACACCGTGGTCTAAAACTGCAGAGAACTTCGCCAACGCCACTGGCGACCAGGGTTACCCTGGCGGCAAGTTCTTTGATCCCCTGGGCTTTGCAGGGACTCTCAAGAATGGAGAGTACATTCCTGACGAGGAGAAGCTCGAGAGACTTAAACTTGctgagattaagcatgctaggCTTGCCATGATTGCCATGTTGATCTTCTACTTTGAGGCTGGTCAAGGCAAGACTCCTCTTGGTGCTCTAGGACTGTAA
- the LOC118046076 gene encoding uncharacterized protein, whose protein sequence is MATSAFANSLLSSSSSLAHGVLPSTNNNFLLPSRVSVSNPRSQNPLLSAHFKLKDKTNSSSLITFCSLGAAAANDPKEEQIPIELKYPAYPTVMDINQIREILPHRFPFLLVDRVIEYNPGVSAVAIKNVTINDNFFPGHFPERPIMPGVLMVEALAQVGGLVMLQPEVGGSRENFFFAGIDKVRFRKPVIAGDTLVMRMTLIKLQKRFGIAKMEGKAYVGGEVVCEGEFLMATGGG, encoded by the exons ATGGCAACCTCGGCGTTCGCCAACtcacttctttcttcttcatcatctctcGCTCATGGAGTTTTACCCTCTACTAATAACAATTTCTTGCTTCCATCTCGGGTTTCAGTCTCTAATCCCAGATCTCAGAATCCGCTGCTCTCAGCCCATTTCAAGCTGAAGGACAAAACCAATTCTAGCTCTCTCATTACCTTTTGCTCTcttggtgctgctgctgctaatgATCCGAAAGAAGAGCAGATTCCCATTGAACTCA AGTATCCTGCGTATCCCACTGTGATGGACATCAACCAGATTCGTGAGATTCTACCTCACAG GTTCCCATTTCTGTTGGTGGATAGAGTAATTGAGTACAATCCTGGAGTTTCAGCTGTTGCCATCAAGAATGTGACGATAAATGACAATTTCTTCCCTGGTCATTTTCCAGAGAGGCCCATTATGCCTGGTGTTCTTATGGTTGAG GCATTGGCACAAGTTGGTGGTTTAGTCATGCTGCAACCAGAAGTTGGAGGTTCTCGTGAGAATTTCTTCTTTGCTGGAATTGACAAAGTGCGATTCCGGAAACCAGTGATTGCAGGTGACACCTTGGTTATGAGAATGACACTAATCAAGCTGCAGAAACGCTTCGGAATAGCAAAGATGGAGGGGAAAGCTTATGTTGGAGGTGAGGTAGTTTGCGAGGGCGAGTTTTTGATGGCTACTGGTGGTGGATAA
- the LOC118046077 gene encoding uncharacterized protein, translating into MESNNKNNYSPSSSSSTSSTTQPAATAAATTTDPVQSWWESVSKARSRILSLSSILPSLPSSSSSSSSSFSLSSLAESDRPALSFLSSPDAYSLLSSSLSSPSSGSGSDPLCQWLYDTYLSSDPDLRLIVLSFLPLLSGIYLSRIHSSDSSSAPSLSGFEAVLLAIYSSEVKSRGGKPVVVQIPHLSHPSLYHTPRNKFHKSQPQAPSVGVLSGPLEPQIAVKSTKRPVIVGVTLDCYFKHISQMPTWSKVELCRFAGAWAGQDCACQDKFDEYDDAGYFLEGGNLMINSSESEDNLGITESKGVRIPLPWEILQPLLRILGHCLLGPFNTQDAKDAASVAVRRLYARASHDLVPQAILAARSLIQLDKRAREAAKAAAANTTSNANTPAKAKKHEILLVSK; encoded by the coding sequence ATGGAgtccaacaacaaaaacaactactctccctcctcttcctcctccacctcctccacTACCCAACCCGCCGCCaccgccgccgccaccaccaCCGACCCAGTTCAATCCTGGTGGGAATCAGTCTCAAAAGCCCGTTCACGCATTCTCTCCTTATCCTCAATCCTCCCTTCACTcccgtcttcttcttcttcttcttcttcttccttctccctTTCCTCCCTTGCTGAATCCGACCGCCCCGCcctctctttcctctcttccCCCGACGCTTACTCCCTCCTCTCCTCCTCCCTTTCCTCCCCTTCTTCCGGCTCTGGCTCCGATCCGCTTTGCCAGTGGCTCTATGACACGTACCTCTCTTCTGATCCCGACCTCCGTCTCATTGTCCTCTCTTTCCTCCCTCTTCTCTCTGGGATTTATCTTTCTCGGATCCACTCTTCTGATTCCTCCTCAGCTCCTTCACTCTCTGGGTTCGAAGCTGTTCTTCTTGCCATCTATTCCTCTGAGGTCAAATCTCGTGGAGGAAAGCCTGTTGTTGTTCAGATTCCTCATCTTTCGCACCCTTCTCTTTACCATACCCCTCGAAACAAGTTCCATAAGTCACAGCCCCAGGCGCCTTCTGTCGGGGTTTTGTCAGGGCCTCTTGAGCCCCAGATCGCTGTTAAGTCTACTAAGAGGCCTGTCATTGTCGGGGTCACTTTGGACTGTTACTTTAAGCACATTTCGCAGATGCCCACTTGGTCGAAAGTCGAATTGTGCAGGTTTGCTGGTGCGTGGGCTGGACAGGATTGTGCTTGTCAGGATAAATTTGATGAGTACGATGATGCTGGTTATTTCTTGGAGGGCGGGAATCTGATGATAAACAGCAGTGAAAGTGAAGATAACTTGGGGATTACTGAGTCTAAGGGAGTAAGGATTCCGCTGCCTTGGGAGATTTTGCAGCCATTGTTGAGGATTTTAGGGCATTGTCTGTTGGGGCCATTTAACACGCAAGATGCCAAGGATGCTGCTTCTGTTGCTGTAAGGAGGTTGTATGCTAGAGCGTCTCATGATTTGGTTCCGCAGGCGATATTAGCTGCTAGGAGTCTAATTCAGCTTGATAAGAGAGCTCGAGAAGCTGCAAAGGCAGCTGCTGCAAATACCACTTCAAATGCTAACACCCCTGCCAAAGCTAAGAAGCATGAAATTCTCTTGGTCTCAAAGTGA